Part of the Geminocystis sp. M7585_C2015_104 genome, CGTGCCAATAGTGGTGGTAAGTGGAAACGCCTCTGCCCTGACTCCAGTCCAACTAGAAGAGATGGGGGGGAAGGACTTTTTGGCCAAACCTTTCAAAAAAGAAGATTTGTTGAGGGTAGTTAAACGGTGTCTTGCCAAGAGATTTTCTACCCCTATAGCCGCCGTCAAATCCGCCTAGGACTATTCCTCTTTTCATACTACTCCCCCAAAGACGGTCTGTGGAGATTCTCCCGATGGGCAAGATTCCAGTCGGGACGCAGACTTTGAGCCCTCCGCAGATAGGGGTGATATATTTCCGCCTGGGGTTTATCAGTGTTGAAGTATATTAGTACACGAATGCACTTCTCAAGACTTCCCTTGACGTACATCTGTTGTAAGTCCAAGAGGGGTACATTTTCCCAACGAGGATTTTCTCGGGCGATGGTGGCAGGAAAGATGGCATCTAAATCGGGGGTGACAGTGAAAATGGCACTTATAATCTCCTCTGGCTCCAACTGATTGTGGATTTCTATCTCCCGCAACAACTCTGTTACCGCTTGTCTTATAGCCTCTACTGTATTATCTTCTACGGTGGTAGCGCCTCTGATTGCCCTTACCTTAGTCGGTTTATTTCTTTCCTCTTTCTCTTGACTTTTTTCCATAGTTAGTCTAGGGATGATATAGCCACAGGGGTTGACCACTAGTAACCAATTCAAATTCTATCCAATTAAGGGCCTTTGTTACCCCTGTTTTGCCGGTGAAAATCTTCTCCACGAGGGATTTGGGTGGCTCTATGGTATAAGACTCAGTTTTGTCCGGATCAAGCCCCACCAATTCACAGGCCCAACGACGGGCATCCTCCTCACTCCCCAGACGATCTACTAAACCCCATTTTAAGGCCTGTTCCCCACTGAAAATCCTTCCGTCAGCAAAACTTTTTACCGTTTCCAGGGAAAGTTTGCGATTCTCCGCCACCGTTTGGATAAACTGTTGATAACTGCTATCTATCAACTGCTGTAGTATTTCCTCCTCCTCCTTGGTCAGACCCCGGTCGAAAGATAGTATATCCTTATAGGGCCCCGACTTGATCACCTTAAAAGACACGCCGAGTTTGTCCAACAGTTTCTGCAGATTGTTTCCCCTGATAATTACGCCAACACTACCAGTAATAGTACCCGGATTGGAAACTATGTGAGTGGCACCCATGGCAATATAAACCCCCCCAGAGGCAGCAATATTCCCAAAACTAGCAATAATTTTTATCTTCTGTCTCAGCCTCTTCAAAGCAGCATAAATCTCCTGAGAATCCCCCACTGTACCTCCAGGAGAGTCTATCCTCAACAGCAGGGCGGGGTATTGTTTTCTCTCCACCTCCCGTAGGGCCGCCAAAACTCTCTCACGGGTGGCTGAAGCTATTATGCCGTTGATTTCAATTCTGGCAATTTGCCTAAGACTTTTGGGTTTAAAAGGCCAAACCATCAGTTTTTATTTTATTTCCCCTTTGCCACAACACCCAAAAAAGAACCCGAGGTCACCATTGTACCACTAAAAGGGTTTTAATGTTAAGATTCTTCTAGTCCTGGCAGTCAACTTGC contains:
- the aroH gene encoding chorismate mutase; amino-acid sequence: MEKSQEKEERNKPTKVRAIRGATTVEDNTVEAIRQAVTELLREIEIHNQLEPEEIISAIFTVTPDLDAIFPATIARENPRWENVPLLDLQQMYVKGSLEKCIRVLIYFNTDKPQAEIYHPYLRRAQSLRPDWNLAHRENLHRPSLGE
- the sppA gene encoding signal peptide peptidase SppA, whose amino-acid sequence is MVWPFKPKSLRQIARIEINGIIASATRERVLAALREVERKQYPALLLRIDSPGGTVGDSQEIYAALKRLRQKIKIIASFGNIAASGGVYIAMGATHIVSNPGTITGSVGVIIRGNNLQKLLDKLGVSFKVIKSGPYKDILSFDRGLTKEEEEILQQLIDSSYQQFIQTVAENRKLSLETVKSFADGRIFSGEQALKWGLVDRLGSEEDARRWACELVGLDPDKTESYTIEPPKSLVEKIFTGKTGVTKALNWIEFELVTSGQPLWLYHP